From a single Apium graveolens cultivar Ventura chromosome 2, ASM990537v1, whole genome shotgun sequence genomic region:
- the LOC141706940 gene encoding AP2-like ethylene-responsive transcription factor ANT, with product MKRKIKTMSEAMNNNGHTINSSPNWLGFSSSSSYAANDAFHSPLSVMPLKSDGSLCIMEALSTSQSLQGASHEREAMSLSLDSIYYHQNVADQGTQRQQQQQQEMHYFSEMPCHQLYQTSSIQDDRDSQSGDFFSGIFLGQQINTGTLVHSDGSVVAGSGSVESMGCGDLQCLSLSISPGSQSSAISPSDSHCLATQTKKKGSAKMGTKQPAHRKSIDTFGKRTSQYRGVTRHRWTGRYEAHLWDNSCKKEGQTRKGRQGGYDMEEKAARAYDCAALKYWGSQTHINFPLESYQQQLEDMKSMSRQEYIAHLRRKSSGFSRGASMYRGVTRHHQHGRWQARIGRVAGNKDLYLGTFSTQEEAAEAYDIAAIKFRGVSAVTNFDITRYDVEKIMSSNTVLAGEQARRIRDSETTIPQGIVKYINPSVASSHGDIFQVANHENTTSSDWKMVMHQSSQQHEQNANCLKSLAEQNVSVEHDQQQQHYKNLSFSMALQDWMGIESLNSTQMMFDNSLTSTKLDNSHHFSDPSSLVTSLSSSREASPDNSGVITASMLFC from the exons ATGAAAAGAAAGATAAAGACCATGAGTGAAGCTATGAACAACAATGGCCATACTATAAACAGTTCTCCTAACTGGTTGGGATTTTCTTCATCCTCATCTTATGCAGCAAATGATGCTTTTCACTCTCCTTTGTCTGTCATGCCTCTAAAATCAGATGGTTCTCTTTGTATCATGGAAGCACTCTCCACTTCACAAAGCTTGCAAG GTGCAAGCCATGAGAGGGAAGCAATGTCTCTTAGCTTAGACAGTATTTACTACCACCAAAATGTTGCAGACCAAGGAACTCAAAggcaacaacaacagcaacaagaGATGCATTATTTTTCTGAGATGCCTTGCCATCAGTTGTATCAAACTTCATCTATTCAAGATGATAGAGATTCCCAGAGTGGAGATTTTTTCTCTGGAATATTTTTAGGCCAACAAATCAACACTGGGACATTGGTTCACAGTGATGGTTCTGTTGTAGCTGGTTCTGGTTCTGTTGAGTCAATGGGTTGTGGAGATTTACAGTGTTTGAGCTTGTCTATTAGCCCTGGCTCTCAATCTAGTGCCATCTCACCTAGTGACTCACATTGTTTGGCCACACAAACTAAAAAGAAAGGGTCAGCTAAAATGGGCACAAAACAACCTGCTCATAGGAAATCTATTGACACTTTTGGGAAAAGAACATCTCAATATAGAGGTGTTACAAG GCATAGATGGACTGGTAGATATGAAGCACATTTGTGGGATAATAGTTGCAAGAAAGAAGGCCAAACAAGGAAAGGAAGGCAAG GGGGTTATGATATGGAAGAGAAAGCTGCAAGAGCTTATGATTGTGCAGCCTTGAAGTATTGGGGATCTCAAACCCATATCAATTTTCCA TTGGAGAGCTACCAGCAACAACTTGAGGATATGAAAAGCATGAGCCGTCAGGAGTATATTGCGCATCTGAGAAG GAAAAGCAGTGGATTTTCAAGGGGAGCTTCGATGTACAGAGGAGTAACAAG GCATCATCAGCATGGAAGGTGGCAAGCTCGAATTGGCCGGGTTGCAGGAAACAAGGACCTCTACCTAGGGACATTCA GCACCCAAGAGGAAGCAGCTGAAGCTTATGACATTGCTGCAATTAAATTTCGTGGGGTAAGTGCTGTAACAAACTTTGACATAACAAGATACGACGTTGAAAAAATCATGTCCAGCAACACAGTACTTGCTGGAGAGCAAGCTAGGCGCATTAGGGACTCGGAAACAACTATTCCTCAGGGCATTGTCAAATACATAAACCCATCAGTAGCTTCAAGCCACGGGGATATTTTCCAAGTTGCTAATCATGAAAACACTACTAGTTCAGATTGGAAAATGGTGATGCACCAGTCTTCACAACAGCATGAACAAAATGCTAATTGTCTGAAATCACTTGCTGAACAAAATGTAAGTGTTGAACATGACCAGCAGCAGCAGCACTATAAGAATCTGTCTTTCTCAATGGCCTTACAGGATTGGATGGGTATCGAATCTCTGAATTCAACACAAATGATGTTCGATAATTCGTTGACATCAACAAAGCTTGATAATAGTCATCATTTCTCGGATCCATCCTCCCTGGTTACTAGTTTAAGTAGCTCAAGAGAAGCTAGCCCCGACAATTCCGGAGTCATCACAGCTTCAATGCTGTTCTGCTAA
- the LOC141706938 gene encoding growth-regulating factor 2-like isoform X1 — protein MLKKRSNSGFLFSDGQPQMLSFSSPNSHPLGLPHQAPPPHSYRNFSGSVSGDLYGANMNGMSTGVKGPFTPSQWMELEHQALIYKYITANYPVPSNLLNPIKKAQESARFSSFSGANPRPSEWGTFHLGFPNNTDPELGRCRRTDGKKWRCSKEALADRKYCDKHTKRSRSRKPVEGQTGHNVSGTTNTTTKFLPMSSSISAAMVVPASRTFDNFGLSGNQLQDCTPNPTTSPDPKRRFLNKGYTSEKVEEMVGFPVKSPVNGLNGSQFLNINQNLYQESSTMDFGLLSSNSLLNPFQKATLEIKGKSYRSSAELDKDKYRSEHFLGQFMGDWPKCQSESLANLWPETDTQSDRTRLSISLPAVAADFMSSTSTLTNEKLACSPIKLSCNLSSAHMASEMNAVTKRTIQRQANWETSAGGPLGEVLHSSNTSASDSQNSISP, from the exons ATGCTGAAGAAGAGATCTAATTCTGGTTTTCTCTTTTCTGATGGGCAGCCTCAAATGCTCAGCTTCTCTTCCCCCAACTCTCACCCTCTTGGACTGCCTCATCAAGCTCCTCCTCCTCACTCTTACA gaaatttttcAGGCTCTGTCTCTGGAGACTTGTATGGTGCAAACATGAATGGAATGTCAACAGGGGTTAAGGGGCCATTTACTCCATCACAGTGGATGGAGCTAGAACACCAGGCCCTAATTTACAAGTACATAACTGCAAATTATCCTGTTCCTTCTAACCTCCTCAACCCCATAAAAAAAGCTCAGGAATCTGCTCGGTTCTCCAGCTTTTCAGGAGCAAATCCGAGGCCGT CGGAATGGGGTACTTTCCATCTTGGATTTCCTAACAACACTGATCCTGAGCTTGGGAGATGTCGTCGTACGGATGGGAAGAAATGGCGCTGTTCAAAAGAAGCTTTAGCTGATCGAAAATATTGTGATAAACACACAAAACGATCTCGTTCAAGAAAGCCCGTGGAAGGTCAAACTGGCCATAACGTCTCTggaaccaccaataccaccacaAAGTTTCTGCCTATGTCTTCTTCCATATCAGCTGCTATGGTGGTTCCAGCCAGCCGTACATTTGATAATTTTGGTCTCTCGGGAAACCAGTTGCAGGATTGCACACCTAATCCCACCACATCCCCTGACCCTAAAAG GAGATTTCTTAATAAAGGATATACTTCTGAGAAAGTCGAAGAGATGGTAGGGTTTCCCGTGAAGTCTCCGGTCAATGGATTAAATGGAAGtcaatttttaaatataaatcaGAATCTATATCAAGAATCTTCTACAATGGATTTTGGACTTCTAAGTTCCAACTCATTGCTAAACCCATTCCAGAAAGCTACTTTGGAGATTAAAGGCAAAAGCTATAGGTCTTCTGCAGAGCTTGATAAAGACAAATACAGATCAGAGCATTTTCTTGGGCAATTCATGGGCGACTGGCCAAAATGCCAGTCTGAGTCGCTAGCTAATCTGTGGCCTGAGACTGATACCCAATCAGACAGGACCAGACTCTCCATATCATTACCAGCAGTTGCTGCAGATTTCATGTCATCAACTTCGACTCTCACCAATGAAAAGCTTGCATGTTCACCCATAAAATTATCATGCAATCTCAGCTCTGCTCACATGGCTTCTGAAATGAATGCAGTCACCAAACGTACAATCCAAAGACAGGCAAATTGGGAGACTTCTGCGGGTGGACCACTTGGTGAAGTTTTGCACAGTTCCAATACCAGTGCAAGTGATTCCCAGAACTCCATCAGTCCATAG
- the LOC141706938 gene encoding growth-regulating factor 2-like isoform X3: MFQLVFLGNFSGSVSGDLYGANMNGMSTGVKGPFTPSQWMELEHQALIYKYITANYPVPSNLLNPIKKAQESARFSSFSGANPRPSEWGTFHLGFPNNTDPELGRCRRTDGKKWRCSKEALADRKYCDKHTKRSRSRKPVEGQTGHNVSGTTNTTTKFLPMSSSISAAMVVPASRTFDNFGLSGNQLQDCTPNPTTSPDPKRRFLNKGYTSEKVEEMVGFPVKSPVNGLNGSQFLNINQNLYQESSTMDFGLLSSNSLLNPFQKATLEIKGKSYRSSAELDKDKYRSEHFLGQFMGDWPKCQSESLANLWPETDTQSDRTRLSISLPAVAADFMSSTSTLTNEKLACSPIKLSCNLSSAHMASEMNAVTKRTIQRQANWETSAGGPLGEVLHSSNTSASDSQNSISP; encoded by the exons ATGTTCCAACTggtatttttaggaaatttttcAGGCTCTGTCTCTGGAGACTTGTATGGTGCAAACATGAATGGAATGTCAACAGGGGTTAAGGGGCCATTTACTCCATCACAGTGGATGGAGCTAGAACACCAGGCCCTAATTTACAAGTACATAACTGCAAATTATCCTGTTCCTTCTAACCTCCTCAACCCCATAAAAAAAGCTCAGGAATCTGCTCGGTTCTCCAGCTTTTCAGGAGCAAATCCGAGGCCGT CGGAATGGGGTACTTTCCATCTTGGATTTCCTAACAACACTGATCCTGAGCTTGGGAGATGTCGTCGTACGGATGGGAAGAAATGGCGCTGTTCAAAAGAAGCTTTAGCTGATCGAAAATATTGTGATAAACACACAAAACGATCTCGTTCAAGAAAGCCCGTGGAAGGTCAAACTGGCCATAACGTCTCTggaaccaccaataccaccacaAAGTTTCTGCCTATGTCTTCTTCCATATCAGCTGCTATGGTGGTTCCAGCCAGCCGTACATTTGATAATTTTGGTCTCTCGGGAAACCAGTTGCAGGATTGCACACCTAATCCCACCACATCCCCTGACCCTAAAAG GAGATTTCTTAATAAAGGATATACTTCTGAGAAAGTCGAAGAGATGGTAGGGTTTCCCGTGAAGTCTCCGGTCAATGGATTAAATGGAAGtcaatttttaaatataaatcaGAATCTATATCAAGAATCTTCTACAATGGATTTTGGACTTCTAAGTTCCAACTCATTGCTAAACCCATTCCAGAAAGCTACTTTGGAGATTAAAGGCAAAAGCTATAGGTCTTCTGCAGAGCTTGATAAAGACAAATACAGATCAGAGCATTTTCTTGGGCAATTCATGGGCGACTGGCCAAAATGCCAGTCTGAGTCGCTAGCTAATCTGTGGCCTGAGACTGATACCCAATCAGACAGGACCAGACTCTCCATATCATTACCAGCAGTTGCTGCAGATTTCATGTCATCAACTTCGACTCTCACCAATGAAAAGCTTGCATGTTCACCCATAAAATTATCATGCAATCTCAGCTCTGCTCACATGGCTTCTGAAATGAATGCAGTCACCAAACGTACAATCCAAAGACAGGCAAATTGGGAGACTTCTGCGGGTGGACCACTTGGTGAAGTTTTGCACAGTTCCAATACCAGTGCAAGTGATTCCCAGAACTCCATCAGTCCATAG
- the LOC141706938 gene encoding growth-regulating factor 2-like isoform X2 encodes MLKKRSNSGFLFSDGQPQMLSFSSPNSHPLGLPHQAPPPHSYSSVSGDLYGANMNGMSTGVKGPFTPSQWMELEHQALIYKYITANYPVPSNLLNPIKKAQESARFSSFSGANPRPSEWGTFHLGFPNNTDPELGRCRRTDGKKWRCSKEALADRKYCDKHTKRSRSRKPVEGQTGHNVSGTTNTTTKFLPMSSSISAAMVVPASRTFDNFGLSGNQLQDCTPNPTTSPDPKRRFLNKGYTSEKVEEMVGFPVKSPVNGLNGSQFLNINQNLYQESSTMDFGLLSSNSLLNPFQKATLEIKGKSYRSSAELDKDKYRSEHFLGQFMGDWPKCQSESLANLWPETDTQSDRTRLSISLPAVAADFMSSTSTLTNEKLACSPIKLSCNLSSAHMASEMNAVTKRTIQRQANWETSAGGPLGEVLHSSNTSASDSQNSISP; translated from the exons ATGCTGAAGAAGAGATCTAATTCTGGTTTTCTCTTTTCTGATGGGCAGCCTCAAATGCTCAGCTTCTCTTCCCCCAACTCTCACCCTCTTGGACTGCCTCATCAAGCTCCTCCTCCTCACTCTTACA GCTCTGTCTCTGGAGACTTGTATGGTGCAAACATGAATGGAATGTCAACAGGGGTTAAGGGGCCATTTACTCCATCACAGTGGATGGAGCTAGAACACCAGGCCCTAATTTACAAGTACATAACTGCAAATTATCCTGTTCCTTCTAACCTCCTCAACCCCATAAAAAAAGCTCAGGAATCTGCTCGGTTCTCCAGCTTTTCAGGAGCAAATCCGAGGCCGT CGGAATGGGGTACTTTCCATCTTGGATTTCCTAACAACACTGATCCTGAGCTTGGGAGATGTCGTCGTACGGATGGGAAGAAATGGCGCTGTTCAAAAGAAGCTTTAGCTGATCGAAAATATTGTGATAAACACACAAAACGATCTCGTTCAAGAAAGCCCGTGGAAGGTCAAACTGGCCATAACGTCTCTggaaccaccaataccaccacaAAGTTTCTGCCTATGTCTTCTTCCATATCAGCTGCTATGGTGGTTCCAGCCAGCCGTACATTTGATAATTTTGGTCTCTCGGGAAACCAGTTGCAGGATTGCACACCTAATCCCACCACATCCCCTGACCCTAAAAG GAGATTTCTTAATAAAGGATATACTTCTGAGAAAGTCGAAGAGATGGTAGGGTTTCCCGTGAAGTCTCCGGTCAATGGATTAAATGGAAGtcaatttttaaatataaatcaGAATCTATATCAAGAATCTTCTACAATGGATTTTGGACTTCTAAGTTCCAACTCATTGCTAAACCCATTCCAGAAAGCTACTTTGGAGATTAAAGGCAAAAGCTATAGGTCTTCTGCAGAGCTTGATAAAGACAAATACAGATCAGAGCATTTTCTTGGGCAATTCATGGGCGACTGGCCAAAATGCCAGTCTGAGTCGCTAGCTAATCTGTGGCCTGAGACTGATACCCAATCAGACAGGACCAGACTCTCCATATCATTACCAGCAGTTGCTGCAGATTTCATGTCATCAACTTCGACTCTCACCAATGAAAAGCTTGCATGTTCACCCATAAAATTATCATGCAATCTCAGCTCTGCTCACATGGCTTCTGAAATGAATGCAGTCACCAAACGTACAATCCAAAGACAGGCAAATTGGGAGACTTCTGCGGGTGGACCACTTGGTGAAGTTTTGCACAGTTCCAATACCAGTGCAAGTGATTCCCAGAACTCCATCAGTCCATAG